From a region of the Sulfuriferula plumbiphila genome:
- a CDS encoding AAA family ATPase: MLVEFRVKNFRSLRDEQVLSLVASKDKTLQDTHTQATGISAAPTLVRSAVVYGANASGKSNLIKALQYMRGVVTESATAIQPGQTFAVQPFRLDVDSASQPSEFEVTFLLDGVRYQYGFSMTAQRIVSEHLLVYKAFKPQRWFTRRFDTETGKDVYDFGPGLKGPKNLWEGATRPNALFLSMAVQLNSEALRPVFDWFVNRLVIFNEQAQLSPQVSIQMLKQDDGRKEICNFLSAADISIADIDVETRKVPGQAVHFDLVAGKTEVRSEEMEEHKLRFHHVTEQGKAVFELMDESNGTRNLLFLAGPVLDILRKGLTLVIDELDTSLHTLLVRELVRLFHRPEINTGGAQLIFTTHDTSLLDAPDLFRRDQVWFVEKDRDQTSALVSLSEFSPRKNEALERGYLMGRYGGVPFLSHTLGLKH, translated from the coding sequence ATGCTGGTCGAGTTCCGCGTCAAGAACTTCCGCAGTCTGCGCGACGAGCAGGTGCTTAGTCTTGTTGCGTCCAAGGACAAGACCCTGCAGGACACCCACACCCAAGCCACCGGCATCAGTGCCGCACCCACCCTGGTGCGCAGTGCTGTGGTCTATGGTGCCAACGCGAGCGGCAAGTCCAATCTCATTAAAGCCCTGCAGTACATGCGCGGCGTGGTGACCGAGTCCGCGACGGCGATCCAGCCGGGCCAGACCTTCGCAGTTCAGCCCTTCCGACTCGATGTCGATTCCGCCAGTCAACCCAGCGAGTTCGAAGTCACGTTCCTGCTCGATGGTGTGCGCTACCAGTATGGCTTTTCCATGACAGCTCAGCGGATCGTCAGTGAGCACCTGCTGGTTTACAAGGCGTTCAAGCCCCAGCGTTGGTTCACACGCCGCTTTGACACTGAGACCGGCAAGGATGTCTACGACTTCGGTCCCGGCCTGAAAGGACCCAAGAACCTGTGGGAAGGTGCCACCCGACCGAACGCCCTCTTCCTGTCGATGGCCGTACAACTCAACAGCGAAGCCTTGCGACCGGTGTTCGACTGGTTTGTGAATCGCCTGGTGATCTTCAACGAGCAAGCCCAACTCAGTCCACAGGTGTCCATTCAGATGCTCAAGCAGGATGACGGCCGCAAGGAGATTTGCAACTTCCTCTCTGCTGCCGACATCAGCATCGCCGACATTGATGTGGAAACACGCAAAGTCCCTGGGCAGGCCGTTCACTTTGACTTGGTGGCCGGTAAAACTGAAGTGCGCTCGGAAGAAATGGAAGAACACAAGCTGCGCTTCCATCACGTCACCGAACAGGGCAAAGCCGTGTTTGAATTGATGGACGAATCCAACGGCACGCGCAATTTGCTGTTTCTTGCAGGACCAGTGCTCGACATCCTCCGCAAAGGGCTAACGCTGGTCATCGACGAGCTCGACACCAGCTTGCACACCTTGCTGGTGCGCGAACTCGTGCGACTGTTCCACCGCCCAGAGATCAACACCGGCGGCGCACAACTGATATTCACGACGCACGACACGTCGCTGCTGGACGCACCAGATTTGTTCCGACGCGATCAAGTGTGGTTCGTAGAAAAAGACCGTGATCAGACCTCGGCGTTAGTCAGCTTATCCGAATTCAGCCCGCGCAAGAACGAGGCACTGGAACGCGGCTACCTGATGGGACGGTATGGCGGCGTGCCATTCCTCAGCCACACCCTGGGGCTGAAACACTGA
- a CDS encoding DUF6088 family protein: MNTTTKTAELIRERIEAMPIGEPFTPTAFLECGTRASVDQTLSRLVKAGLIERVTRGVFVRPEVSRFVGKVSPSPLKVAETVAKTTGAVVQVHGAEAARRLELTTQVPTQSVFVTSGPSKRIRVGKMEIRLQHVCQRKLALAGRPAGLALAAMWYLGKKEVTPALVEKIRRKLGSSEFEVLKSATSSMPAWMSDAIFRNERMAAHA; this comes from the coding sequence ATGAACACGACGACCAAGACTGCCGAGCTGATTCGCGAGCGCATCGAGGCGATGCCGATCGGGGAGCCTTTCACCCCGACAGCATTCCTGGAGTGCGGCACGCGTGCGTCCGTCGATCAGACCCTCTCCCGCCTCGTCAAGGCAGGGTTGATCGAGCGCGTGACGCGCGGTGTCTTTGTGCGTCCCGAGGTCAGCCGTTTCGTCGGCAAGGTTAGCCCCTCGCCGCTGAAGGTGGCCGAGACCGTCGCCAAGACCACGGGTGCCGTCGTCCAGGTTCACGGTGCCGAAGCGGCGCGTCGGCTCGAACTAACCACGCAGGTTCCGACCCAGTCGGTATTCGTGACATCCGGCCCGTCGAAGCGCATCCGCGTGGGGAAGATGGAGATCCGTCTGCAGCACGTCTGTCAGCGCAAGTTGGCCCTGGCAGGTCGACCCGCCGGGCTCGCGCTTGCGGCGATGTGGTATCTCGGCAAGAAGGAAGTGACGCCGGCCCTCGTCGAGAAGATTCGGCGCAAGCTGGGATCGAGCGAGTTCGAGGTGCTGAAGTCAGCCACCAGCTCGATGCCTGCGTGGATGAGCGACGCCATCTTCCGAAACGAGCGGATGGCCGCTCATGCCTGA
- a CDS encoding RloB family protein, which produces MARDNSPKERQQKQLERKQGRRASYDRILIVSEGSKTEPNYFREIRAAFRLHTANVEVRPSELGTAPIQVVQYAQALFEDGDRHKNIQRRAFEKVYAVFDRDDHDSYHEALTLAASLDGKLRNDAKQPVAFQAIASVPSFELWLLLHFEDIQAPLHRDEVMRRLKLHIPGYDKGAGNAFAITGAHLSVATLRSERLSARFTAHTDPEPFTAIVELVRLLTTLRG; this is translated from the coding sequence ATGGCTCGCGACAACTCCCCCAAAGAGCGACAACAGAAACAGCTTGAGCGCAAGCAGGGACGGCGGGCGAGCTACGACCGCATCTTGATCGTTTCTGAAGGCAGCAAGACCGAGCCGAATTACTTTCGTGAGATCCGTGCGGCCTTCCGCTTGCACACTGCCAATGTGGAAGTTCGACCCAGCGAATTAGGCACTGCACCTATCCAGGTGGTGCAGTACGCCCAAGCATTGTTTGAAGATGGCGACCGCCACAAGAACATTCAGCGTCGCGCGTTCGAGAAGGTCTATGCCGTGTTTGACCGCGATGACCATGACAGTTATCACGAGGCGCTGACGCTGGCTGCCTCGCTCGATGGCAAGCTCAGGAACGATGCCAAGCAGCCGGTAGCCTTTCAGGCCATTGCTTCCGTGCCCAGTTTTGAGTTGTGGCTGTTGCTGCATTTTGAGGATATTCAGGCTCCGCTGCATCGTGATGAAGTGATGCGCCGCCTCAAGCTGCACATTCCAGGGTACGACAAAGGTGCTGGCAACGCGTTCGCGATCACCGGCGCGCATTTATCGGTCGCCACCCTGCGTTCAGAACGGTTGTCAGCGCGTTTCACGGCGCACACAGATCCCGAACCGTTCACTGCCATTGTCGAATTGGTGAGGTTGCTGACAACACTTCGTGGCTGA
- a CDS encoding recombinase family protein, translated as MQSEESESGKPDQPALFRAAEYVRMSTEHQQYSTENQADKIREYAAQRGIEIVRTYADEGKSGLNIGGRLALQQLIKDVESGTTDFQMVLVYDVSRWGRFQDADESAYYEYICRRAGIHVTYVAEQFENDGSPVSTIVKGVKRAMAGEYSRELSAKVFAGQCRLIELGYRQGGPAGYGLRRVLIDQSGSVKSELTRGEHKSLQTDRVILMPGPDSEVQTVNQIYKWFIDGGIPESEIAARLNGQGIRTDLDRDWTRATVREVLTNEKYIGNNVYNRISFKLKKHRITNQPDMWIKKEGAFEAIVPPEVFYMAQGIIRARAHRFSSEELIEKLRNLYQHRGFLSGLIIDEAEGMPSAAAYIHRFGSLIRAYEAVGFTPDRDYQFLEVNKFLRKLHPEIIGQTERAIAQLGGTVVRDPATDLLTVNREFSISVVLARCQTHDSGRLRWKVRFDTSLAPDITVAVRLDQPNQAPLDYYLLPRLDFGLPRISLAEHNGIEFESYRFDSLDYLHGMAERTRVRRAA; from the coding sequence ATGCAATCAGAAGAATCAGAAAGTGGAAAGCCAGACCAACCTGCCTTGTTCCGGGCCGCCGAATACGTCCGGATGTCGACCGAGCACCAACAGTACTCGACCGAAAACCAGGCCGACAAGATCCGCGAGTACGCTGCTCAACGCGGCATCGAGATCGTGCGGACCTATGCCGACGAAGGCAAAAGCGGCCTGAACATTGGCGGGCGGCTGGCGCTGCAGCAATTGATTAAGGACGTGGAGTCCGGTACCACCGACTTCCAGATGGTGCTGGTATACGACGTCAGCCGCTGGGGTCGGTTCCAGGACGCTGATGAAAGCGCCTATTACGAGTACATCTGTCGCCGCGCTGGCATCCACGTCACCTACGTGGCCGAACAGTTTGAAAACGACGGCTCACCGGTTTCCACCATCGTCAAAGGTGTCAAACGTGCCATGGCGGGCGAGTACAGCCGGGAACTGTCCGCCAAGGTGTTTGCCGGGCAGTGCCGCCTGATCGAATTGGGGTACCGCCAAGGTGGCCCGGCCGGTTACGGCCTGCGCCGCGTCCTGATCGACCAGAGTGGCTCCGTCAAAAGTGAGTTGACTCGCGGAGAGCACAAAAGCCTGCAAACGGATCGGGTGATCCTGATGCCAGGCCCCGACTCCGAGGTACAGACGGTCAACCAGATCTACAAGTGGTTCATCGATGGCGGCATACCGGAGTCGGAAATCGCGGCCCGACTCAATGGCCAGGGAATTCGTACCGACTTGGACCGGGATTGGACCCGGGCCACTGTCCGCGAGGTGCTGACCAACGAAAAGTACATCGGCAACAACGTCTACAACCGGATCTCCTTCAAGCTCAAAAAACACCGGATCACGAACCAGCCGGACATGTGGATCAAGAAGGAAGGCGCCTTCGAGGCGATCGTGCCGCCGGAGGTGTTCTACATGGCTCAAGGCATCATCCGGGCCCGGGCGCACCGTTTCAGTAGCGAGGAGTTGATCGAAAAACTGCGCAACCTTTACCAGCATCGTGGCTTTTTGTCGGGTCTGATCATCGATGAGGCCGAAGGGATGCCGTCGGCCGCCGCTTACATCCACCGCTTCGGCAGCCTGATCCGGGCCTACGAAGCGGTGGGCTTCACCCCCGATCGGGACTACCAGTTCCTGGAGGTCAACAAGTTCCTGCGCAAGCTGCACCCGGAAATCATCGGCCAGACCGAACGAGCCATCGCGCAACTCGGTGGCACGGTCGTGCGAGACCCGGCCACCGACCTGCTGACGGTGAACCGGGAGTTCAGCATTTCGGTCGTTTTGGCCCGGTGCCAAACCCACGACAGCGGGCGTCTGCGCTGGAAGGTTCGCTTCGACACCAGTCTGGCACCTGACATCACGGTGGCCGTGCGCCTGGACCAACCGAACCAAGCTCCACTGGATTACTACTTGCTCCCGCGCCTGGACTTCGGCCTGCCACGCATCAGCCTGGCCGAACACAACGGCATCGAGTTCGAGAGCTACCGCTTTGACAGCCTGGACTATCTCCACGGCATGGCAGAACGTACCCGCGTCAGGAGGGCCGCATGA